In a genomic window of Micromonospora cremea:
- a CDS encoding transketolase family protein has product MRDVFTDTTTELLTEDPRTALVLADISAAAFAPAAARHPERVLNVGIREQLMVGVAGGLALTGLRPIVHSYAPFLVERAYEQLKLDLDHQDATAVLVGVGASYDRAAAGRTHLSPADVSLIDTLHGWTVHVPGHPAEVPALLRDAVAGDGSAYLRLSVLQNDRPHGGDGSLTVVRDAGPGAPLLVAVGPVLDAALAAVADLPVTVAYTHRPRPFDTVGLRALAGTEVILVEPYLVGTSSRVVSAALVDRPHRLLALGVGREDLRRYGSPEDHNRWHELDSVGLRRSVDAFLTGALLAAGR; this is encoded by the coding sequence ATGCGGGACGTCTTCACCGATACCACCACGGAGTTGCTGACCGAGGATCCGCGTACCGCGCTGGTGCTCGCCGACATCTCCGCCGCCGCGTTCGCCCCGGCCGCCGCGCGGCATCCGGAGCGGGTGCTCAATGTCGGCATCCGGGAGCAACTGATGGTCGGGGTGGCCGGCGGGCTCGCCCTCACCGGCCTGCGGCCGATCGTGCACAGCTACGCGCCGTTCCTGGTCGAGCGGGCGTACGAGCAGCTCAAGTTGGACCTGGACCACCAGGACGCGACCGCGGTACTGGTCGGCGTCGGAGCCTCGTACGACCGCGCGGCAGCCGGCCGGACGCACCTGTCCCCGGCGGACGTGTCACTGATCGACACCCTGCACGGCTGGACGGTGCACGTCCCCGGCCACCCGGCCGAGGTGCCCGCGCTGCTGCGGGACGCGGTGGCTGGCGACGGCTCGGCGTACCTGCGGCTCTCGGTACTGCAGAACGACCGGCCACACGGCGGCGACGGCTCGCTCACCGTGGTGCGTGATGCCGGGCCTGGGGCCCCGCTGCTGGTGGCGGTCGGACCGGTGCTGGACGCGGCGCTGGCCGCGGTCGCCGACCTGCCGGTCACCGTGGCCTACACCCACCGGCCGCGACCGTTCGACACCGTCGGGCTGCGGGCACTGGCGGGAACCGAGGTGATCCTGGTCGAGCCGTACCTGGTCGGCACGTCCAGCCGGGTGGTGTCGGCGGCACTGGTGGACCGGCCACATCGGCTGCTGGCCCTCGGGGTGGGGAGGGAGGATCTGCGCCGTTACGGTTCGCCGGAGGACCACAACCGGTGGCACGAGCTGGACAGCGTCGGCCTGCGCCGTTCGGTCGACGCTTTCCTGACCGGGGCGCTGCTGGCTGCCGGCCGCTGA
- a CDS encoding glycosyltransferase family 2 protein gives MKLSILMPVYNEEERIADALKQALAVDYPCEIELVVVDDGSRDGTSEVLGRADDARLRVITHQRNAGKGAAIKTAVDSAEGDYMVILDADLEYDPQDIPKLLDPVLDGRATVVYGNRTFGSHSAYSFWYVMGNKGVTMAANVLFNSYIGDLETCFKLMPVALYRSLEVRSRGFGMEAEVTGKLLRRRIRPYEVPISYRARGREEGKKITWKDGVEAIWILGRERARRRPSTPAR, from the coding sequence GTGAAGCTCTCGATCCTCATGCCGGTTTACAACGAGGAAGAACGCATCGCGGATGCCCTCAAACAGGCATTGGCAGTGGACTATCCCTGCGAGATCGAGTTGGTCGTGGTCGACGACGGCAGCCGGGACGGCACCAGCGAGGTCCTCGGTCGCGCCGACGACGCCCGCCTGCGGGTCATCACTCACCAGCGCAACGCCGGCAAGGGCGCGGCCATCAAGACGGCGGTGGACAGCGCCGAGGGCGACTACATGGTCATCCTCGACGCCGACCTCGAGTACGACCCACAGGACATCCCCAAGCTGCTCGACCCGGTGCTCGACGGGCGGGCCACGGTGGTTTACGGCAATCGCACCTTCGGCAGCCACAGCGCCTACAGCTTCTGGTACGTGATGGGCAACAAGGGCGTCACGATGGCGGCGAACGTGCTGTTCAACTCGTACATCGGCGACCTGGAGACCTGCTTCAAGCTGATGCCGGTGGCGCTCTACCGATCGCTCGAGGTGCGCTCGCGCGGCTTCGGCATGGAGGCCGAGGTGACCGGCAAGCTGCTGCGCCGCCGGATCCGGCCGTACGAGGTGCCGATCAGCTACCGGGCGCGTGGCCGGGAAGAGGGCAAGAAGATCACCTGGAAGGACGGCGTCGAGGCGATCTGGATCCTCGGCCGGGAACGCGCCCGCCGCCGCCCCAGCACACCGGCTCGCTGA
- a CDS encoding phospholipid carrier-dependent glycosyltransferase yields MSAAGSLLAAIPAAALLLLTVATRPRGVDAVAPLRLAVVRAALLTGAYAVLVVELLGALHALTRPAFVAAWLLFLTAAATAAGLRRRPATRLAQPPAAAPRPIPVGATLPAGAGPETPAPLADGDRAGRDPAPRRVGRTPAGLLAVAVDAWRTAGRGERLLAGMVGGLVLLELLVAILAEPNNFDSQTYHLPKVEHWVAQGDLGFWATAIHRQVTIPPGAEYLLLHLRLLTGGDQLHNLVQWAAGVGCLLVAARITAQLGGGRRAQLITAFVLASTPMVVLQATSTQTDLVCAAWVACAATLVLDGLRRRTGWGTLLALGAATGLTAVTKTSGLIAVGPLLVLWGLAQLRLTLTADRTPAGATAVGGVRRPRAAGGVARTVGGSVLILLVAAVVVGPFLARVTAEFGHPLGPPRLRESIPMERHDPPSILVNALRIGHTAFDTPLAPLRRMGAEVITGGADAIGVDPQDRAITFGREVFPEPAWYPDEDRVAFPLAGALALIGVAVALIRPRRIDPGQAGPLRGYAVVVLATVLLHTSMIKWQPWGNRLLLYALVLAVPLAGLWVDALLRRHCNPAAGSQRTARAGMTGRGRRSVATVAAVTVLATSALAGVLALSYGFPRRLVGSGSVFTTSDWDTRFLRRPQWADEFRWAAAAVRDSGARRIGLVQQNDNWEYPWWLLLRQPDGRSPDLVALQSVLPERPPAEPTSVDAIVCTGSQPACAKLVPAGWRLEFRGYVGYALPPGR; encoded by the coding sequence ATGTCGGCTGCCGGCTCCCTGCTCGCGGCGATTCCTGCCGCCGCGTTGCTCCTGCTCACCGTCGCGACGAGGCCTCGCGGGGTCGACGCGGTGGCACCGCTGCGGCTCGCGGTGGTGCGCGCCGCCCTGCTCACCGGGGCGTACGCGGTGCTCGTCGTCGAGTTGCTCGGCGCGCTGCACGCGCTCACCCGGCCGGCGTTCGTCGCCGCCTGGCTGCTCTTCCTGACCGCCGCCGCGACGGCCGCAGGGCTGCGGCGGCGCCCGGCGACCCGGCTCGCACAGCCACCCGCCGCGGCGCCCCGGCCGATCCCGGTCGGCGCCACCCTGCCCGCCGGCGCCGGCCCGGAGACGCCCGCCCCACTCGCCGACGGCGACCGAGCCGGGCGTGACCCCGCGCCCCGGCGGGTCGGTCGGACACCCGCCGGCCTGCTCGCCGTAGCGGTCGACGCCTGGCGTACGGCGGGTCGGGGCGAGCGGCTGCTCGCCGGCATGGTCGGCGGGTTGGTCCTGCTGGAGTTGCTGGTCGCGATACTGGCCGAGCCGAACAACTTCGACTCGCAGACGTACCACCTACCCAAGGTCGAGCACTGGGTGGCCCAGGGCGACCTTGGCTTCTGGGCCACGGCCATCCACCGGCAGGTGACCATCCCGCCCGGCGCCGAATATCTGCTGCTTCACCTGCGCCTGCTCACCGGTGGGGACCAACTGCACAACCTGGTGCAGTGGGCGGCCGGGGTGGGCTGCCTGCTGGTGGCCGCGCGGATCACCGCGCAGCTCGGCGGCGGCCGGCGGGCCCAGTTGATCACTGCGTTCGTACTGGCCAGCACGCCGATGGTGGTGCTTCAGGCGACGAGCACGCAGACCGACCTGGTCTGCGCGGCGTGGGTGGCCTGCGCGGCCACCCTAGTGCTGGACGGGCTGCGCCGCCGTACCGGCTGGGGCACCCTGCTCGCGCTCGGCGCGGCCACCGGCCTGACCGCGGTGACCAAGACCAGCGGCCTGATCGCGGTCGGCCCGCTGCTGGTGCTCTGGGGGTTGGCCCAGCTCCGGCTGACCCTGACCGCCGACCGGACACCGGCCGGCGCGACGGCGGTCGGTGGGGTGCGGCGGCCGCGGGCGGCCGGCGGCGTGGCCCGCACCGTCGGCGGTTCGGTGCTGATCCTGCTGGTCGCGGCGGTCGTGGTCGGACCGTTCCTGGCCCGGGTGACCGCCGAGTTCGGGCATCCGCTGGGGCCACCCCGGCTGCGCGAGTCGATCCCGATGGAGCGACACGATCCGCCGTCGATCCTGGTCAACGCGCTGCGGATCGGGCACACCGCGTTCGACACGCCGCTGGCGCCGCTGCGCCGCATGGGCGCCGAGGTGATCACCGGCGGGGCGGACGCGATCGGGGTCGACCCGCAGGACCGGGCGATCACCTTCGGCCGGGAGGTCTTTCCGGAGCCCGCCTGGTATCCGGACGAGGACCGGGTGGCGTTCCCGCTCGCCGGGGCGCTGGCGCTGATCGGCGTGGCGGTCGCGCTGATCCGGCCGCGCCGGATCGACCCGGGGCAGGCGGGGCCGTTGCGCGGGTACGCGGTGGTGGTGCTGGCCACCGTGCTGCTGCACACTTCGATGATCAAGTGGCAACCGTGGGGCAACCGGCTGCTGCTCTACGCCCTGGTGCTCGCCGTACCACTGGCCGGGCTCTGGGTGGACGCACTCCTCCGCCGCCACTGCAACCCGGCAGCCGGCTCGCAGCGCACGGCCCGGGCCGGGATGACCGGCCGGGGGCGGCGGTCGGTGGCCACGGTCGCGGCGGTCACCGTGCTGGCCACCTCGGCGCTGGCCGGGGTGCTCGCGCTGTCGTACGGCTTCCCACGCCGGCTCGTCGGCAGCGGATCGGTCTTCACCACCTCGGACTGGGACACCCGGTTCCTGCGTCGCCCACAGTGGGCCGACGAGTTCCGCTGGGCTGCGGCGGCGGTCCGCGACAGCGGTGCGCGCCGGATCGGGCTGGTGCAGCAGAACGACAACTGGGAGTACCCGTGGTGGCTGCTGCTGCGGCAGCCGGACGGACGCTCGCCGGACCTGGTGGCGTTGCAGTCGGTGCTACCGGAACGCCCACCGGCCGAGCCCACCTCGGTGGATGCGATCGTCTGCACCGGCAGCCAGCCGGCGTGCGCCAAGCTGGTCCCGGCCGGTTGGCGACTGGAGTTCCGCGGCTACGTCGGTTACGCGCTGCCGCCCGGCCGCTGA
- a CDS encoding transketolase, protein MTMTTANAALPPVPGPVAGPLERLRAGREFGANVYSTIDVLWVLYHRVLRITPETVDDPERDRFLLSKGHAVAGYYAVLAAKGFLPAGWLDDQGGPASRLGDHPDRTLVPGVEIGSGSLGHGLGLGVGTALGLRAQGLLTPRVYVLLGDAELDEGSNHEAIAYAGATGLGSLTAVVVDNHSATHGWPGGVASRFTVNGWTATTVDGHDHEALHTALTGQHKDRPHVVVAVVETEE, encoded by the coding sequence ATGACGATGACGACTGCCAACGCGGCCCTGCCGCCGGTGCCGGGGCCGGTGGCCGGCCCGCTGGAGCGGCTACGCGCCGGCCGGGAGTTCGGCGCCAACGTGTACTCGACCATCGACGTGCTCTGGGTGCTCTACCACCGCGTCCTGCGAATCACCCCGGAGACCGTCGACGATCCCGAGCGGGACCGGTTCCTGCTCTCCAAGGGGCACGCCGTGGCCGGCTACTACGCGGTGCTCGCCGCCAAGGGCTTCCTCCCCGCCGGCTGGCTCGACGACCAGGGCGGCCCGGCGAGCCGCCTCGGCGACCACCCGGACCGGACCCTGGTGCCGGGGGTGGAGATCGGCTCCGGCTCGCTCGGGCACGGCCTCGGCCTGGGCGTGGGCACCGCGCTCGGGCTGCGAGCCCAGGGCCTGCTCACTCCCCGGGTGTACGTGCTGCTCGGCGACGCCGAACTGGACGAGGGATCGAACCACGAGGCGATCGCGTACGCCGGTGCCACCGGTCTCGGCAGCCTGACCGCCGTGGTCGTCGACAACCACTCGGCCACCCACGGTTGGCCGGGCGGCGTGGCGTCCCGGTTCACGGTGAACGGCTGGACCGCTACCACCGTCGACGGGCACGACCACGAAGCGCTGCACACCGCCCTCACCGGCCAGCACAAGGACCGGCCGCACGTCGTCGTCGCGGTCGTCGAGACGGAGGAGTGA
- the soxR gene encoding redox-sensitive transcriptional activator SoxR codes for MQDSLTIGELSVRSGVAPSALRYYERLGLIRADRTGGNQRRYARAELRRVAFIRISQQVGVSLDEIRAALDSLPEARTPSPQDWARLSASWRGRLDEKIRLLTKLRDDLDGCIGCGCLSLQRCTLYNPGDALGGEGPGARLMLPRPAADASA; via the coding sequence ATGCAGGACTCACTGACCATCGGCGAGCTGTCCGTCCGCTCGGGCGTGGCGCCGTCGGCGCTGCGCTACTACGAGCGCCTCGGTCTGATCCGCGCCGACCGTACCGGCGGCAACCAGCGCCGGTACGCCCGCGCCGAGCTGCGCCGGGTCGCCTTCATCCGGATCTCCCAGCAGGTCGGCGTCTCGCTCGACGAGATCCGCGCGGCGCTGGACTCGCTGCCCGAGGCGCGTACGCCCAGCCCGCAGGACTGGGCGCGGCTCTCCGCCAGCTGGCGGGGTCGGCTGGACGAGAAGATCCGGCTGCTCACCAAGCTCCGCGACGACCTGGACGGCTGTATCGGCTGCGGCTGCCTGTCCCTGCAGCGCTGCACGCTCTACAACCCCGGTGACGCCCTCGGCGGCGAGGGACCCGGCGCCCGCCTGATGCTGCCCCGCCCGGCGGCCGACGCGTCCGCCTGA
- a CDS encoding ricin-type beta-trefoil lectin domain protein, translating into MPATPARPERATRRRALTVAVAVAALVLPMLAGPAAPATAADRPAVQPLPANLESIRAAEATALYGSPAIRPIDQRRTALITMGDSEISGEGVGNYVPGTHQPGNWCDRSYDQALFRTGIPSDAQYNLACSGATPWNLIAGGPTQHNELNQGDYLGIKARNTHVKLIWVVVGANGDGTIQFGPVATDCAISRVFFQGPCYPRYTDQWTIRTDGSRQAVVDALTDIRQTMTNAGYLRSDYELVLMSYPSPGSPDVEDNPDFPGWYSGGCLLYLADAAFARNKAVPMFESALRAAATQTGTRYLDASRLFHGHEVCTDNTSVRGLYIEVGIWDENAARQSFHPNARGHGMFAQCITQFWNSGQERASCVDPASTGSGVLYPGLLEFKQLRNLATGTCVDGKGYDSRNGTVQQPYTCHGGRNQGFWYDPGRRSLHSELSHDRCLDIANGSLTSGTAVNIYDCNGTAAQQFVFAGNQIKPAGASNLCVAFDNPWLGSPRLRLAGCSTSTRQQWSYEPRTAANPVGYGHDDFIGSRVY; encoded by the coding sequence ATGCCTGCTACCCCCGCCAGGCCCGAACGCGCGACCCGACGACGGGCCCTCACCGTCGCCGTCGCCGTCGCCGCTCTCGTCCTGCCGATGCTCGCCGGACCGGCCGCCCCCGCCACCGCCGCCGACCGACCGGCCGTCCAACCACTCCCCGCCAACCTGGAGTCCATCCGGGCCGCCGAGGCGACCGCCCTCTACGGCAGCCCGGCAATCCGTCCGATCGACCAGCGCCGCACCGCGCTGATCACCATGGGTGACAGTGAGATCTCCGGTGAGGGGGTCGGCAACTACGTCCCCGGCACCCACCAGCCCGGCAACTGGTGCGACCGCTCGTACGACCAGGCGCTGTTTCGCACCGGCATCCCCTCGGACGCGCAGTACAACCTGGCCTGCTCCGGTGCCACCCCGTGGAACCTGATCGCCGGCGGCCCGACCCAGCACAACGAGCTGAACCAGGGCGACTACCTGGGGATCAAGGCGCGTAACACGCACGTGAAGCTGATCTGGGTGGTCGTCGGCGCGAACGGCGACGGCACGATCCAGTTCGGCCCGGTCGCCACCGACTGCGCGATCAGCCGGGTCTTCTTCCAGGGCCCCTGCTACCCGCGCTACACCGACCAGTGGACGATCCGCACCGACGGCAGTCGTCAGGCCGTGGTCGACGCGCTCACCGACATCCGGCAGACGATGACCAACGCCGGCTACCTGCGCTCGGACTACGAACTGGTGCTCATGTCGTACCCGAGCCCGGGCAGCCCGGACGTGGAGGACAACCCGGACTTCCCCGGCTGGTACTCCGGCGGTTGCCTGCTCTACCTGGCCGACGCGGCGTTCGCCCGGAACAAGGCCGTGCCGATGTTCGAGTCGGCGCTGCGCGCCGCGGCCACCCAGACCGGCACCCGCTACCTGGATGCCAGCCGGCTCTTCCACGGCCACGAGGTGTGCACCGACAACACCTCGGTCCGCGGCCTCTACATCGAGGTGGGGATCTGGGACGAGAACGCCGCCCGGCAGTCTTTCCACCCCAACGCCCGCGGCCACGGCATGTTCGCCCAGTGCATCACCCAGTTCTGGAACTCCGGGCAGGAGCGGGCCAGCTGCGTCGACCCGGCCAGCACCGGCAGCGGAGTGCTCTACCCGGGGTTGCTGGAGTTCAAGCAGCTGCGCAACCTGGCCACCGGCACCTGTGTCGACGGCAAGGGGTACGACTCCCGCAACGGCACCGTCCAGCAGCCGTACACCTGCCACGGTGGGCGTAACCAGGGCTTCTGGTACGACCCGGGCCGGCGGTCGCTGCACTCCGAGCTCTCCCACGACCGTTGCCTGGACATCGCGAACGGGTCGCTGACCTCCGGCACCGCGGTCAACATCTACGACTGCAACGGCACCGCCGCCCAGCAGTTCGTCTTCGCCGGCAACCAGATCAAGCCGGCCGGCGCCAGCAACCTCTGCGTGGCGTTCGACAACCCGTGGCTGGGCAGCCCCCGGCTGCGGTTGGCCGGCTGCTCCACCAGCACCCGGCAGCAGTGGTCGTACGAGCCCCGGACCGCCGCCAACCCGGTCGGCTACGGTCACGACGACTTCATCGGCTCCCGCGTCTACTGA
- a CDS encoding sensor histidine kinase — protein MALPVVGAHPPTAPRRGRFGRTLTTRAVLVTCAVALVSVLVTAIVAVPLAIRGAERRDQEALAAQARLAAEVLRTRLDRGRTADEERLIQQLRAQGIDAYLIRRGAVDRPGLPPRVVQRIEQGRNVSIRRPVNGRRALVEGRALPGGNGVVLARASTTGLWQQVLLSLWLPLLAGLAAGVVAGLLLARWLARPIRVAATAAARLRAGDRAVRVPVEPPDEVADLAEALNGLAAALATSEGRQREFLLSVSHELRTPLTAIRGYAEALADGVIDADGTAGTGRTMLAEAQHLDRLIGDLLALARLEAADFPLEPVPVDLARLAVDAEATWSGRCAAVGVPFRLETPSGPVPVYTDPGRIRQVVDGLLENALRVVPPGAPVVLAVRAAGADPAAGGVLEVRDGGPGFTDDDLAVAFERGALHQRYRGVRKVGSGLGLALAAGLVRRLGGEIAAGHAPEGGAAFTVRLPGDPYQTRTSP, from the coding sequence ATGGCACTGCCGGTGGTCGGCGCCCACCCCCCGACCGCGCCACGGCGCGGCCGTTTCGGTCGGACGCTGACCACCCGGGCCGTGCTGGTCACCTGTGCCGTGGCGCTGGTGTCGGTGCTGGTCACCGCGATCGTCGCGGTGCCGCTGGCGATCCGGGGCGCGGAGCGACGCGATCAGGAGGCGCTCGCCGCCCAGGCCCGACTCGCCGCCGAGGTGCTGCGGACCCGGCTGGACCGGGGTCGTACCGCCGACGAGGAGCGGCTCATCCAGCAACTGCGCGCCCAGGGCATCGACGCGTACCTGATCCGGCGGGGGGCGGTCGACCGGCCGGGCCTGCCACCCCGGGTGGTCCAGCGGATCGAGCAGGGCCGCAACGTGTCGATCCGCCGCCCGGTCAACGGCAGGCGCGCACTGGTCGAGGGCAGGGCGCTGCCCGGCGGCAACGGGGTGGTGCTCGCCCGCGCCTCGACGACCGGGCTGTGGCAGCAGGTGCTGCTCAGCCTGTGGCTACCGCTGCTGGCCGGGCTCGCCGCCGGCGTGGTGGCCGGGCTGCTGCTGGCCCGCTGGCTGGCCCGGCCGATTCGTGTCGCGGCCACCGCCGCCGCCCGTCTGCGCGCCGGGGACCGCGCGGTCCGGGTGCCGGTCGAGCCGCCGGACGAGGTCGCCGACCTGGCCGAGGCGTTGAACGGGTTGGCCGCCGCGCTGGCCACCAGCGAGGGCCGGCAGCGGGAGTTCCTGCTCTCCGTCTCGCACGAGCTGAGGACCCCGTTGACCGCGATCCGGGGGTACGCCGAGGCGCTGGCCGACGGCGTGATCGACGCGGACGGGACGGCTGGCACCGGCCGGACGATGCTGGCAGAGGCCCAGCACCTGGACCGGTTGATCGGCGACCTGCTGGCATTGGCCCGGCTGGAGGCCGCCGACTTCCCGCTGGAACCGGTGCCGGTGGACCTGGCCCGGCTGGCCGTCGACGCCGAGGCGACCTGGTCGGGCCGTTGCGCGGCGGTCGGAGTGCCGTTCCGGTTGGAGACGCCCAGCGGGCCGGTGCCGGTGTACACCGACCCGGGGCGGATCCGACAGGTGGTGGACGGGCTGCTGGAGAACGCGCTGCGGGTCGTACCCCCGGGGGCGCCGGTGGTGCTCGCGGTCCGGGCAGCCGGCGCGGACCCGGCCGCCGGCGGCGTGCTGGAGGTCCGCGACGGAGGGCCCGGCTTCACCGACGACGACCTGGCGGTGGCGTTCGAGCGGGGTGCGCTGCACCAGCGATACCGGGGGGTGCGCAAGGTGGGCAGCGGGCTGGGGCTGGCACTGGCCGCCGGGCTGGTCCGCCGGCTGGGCGGGGAGATCGCCGCCGGTCACGCGCCGGAGGGCGGTGCCGCATTCACGGTCCGGCTGCCCGGTGATCCTTACCAGACCCGAACATCGCCCTGA
- a CDS encoding response regulator transcription factor, with translation MTVEPPHRGLVLVVEDEPAIADLVRLYLTRDGFGVHLERDGEAGLDAARRLRPVACVLDIALPGLPGTEICRRLREGGDWTPVIFLTARDDEVDRIVGLELGADDYVTKPFSPRELVARVRAVLRRSAGGPEGTDRPRVVGPVTLDPARRTVTAAGAPVQLTSTEFDLLAHLMARPGRVFTREELLAGVWGYAAHAGTRTVDVHVAQVRAKLGPASVIRTHRGVGYAADA, from the coding sequence GTGACCGTCGAACCGCCGCACCGCGGGCTCGTCCTCGTGGTCGAGGACGAGCCGGCCATCGCCGACCTGGTCCGGCTCTACCTCACCCGCGACGGGTTCGGCGTCCACCTGGAACGGGACGGCGAGGCCGGCCTGGACGCCGCCCGCCGGCTGCGTCCGGTGGCCTGCGTCCTGGACATCGCCCTGCCCGGGCTGCCCGGCACGGAGATCTGCCGCCGGCTGCGCGAGGGCGGCGACTGGACCCCGGTCATCTTTCTCACCGCCCGGGACGACGAGGTCGACCGGATCGTCGGCCTGGAGTTGGGCGCCGACGACTACGTCACCAAGCCGTTCAGCCCCCGGGAACTGGTCGCCAGGGTGCGCGCGGTGCTGCGCCGCTCCGCCGGCGGGCCGGAGGGCACGGACCGGCCGCGCGTCGTCGGTCCGGTGACGCTCGACCCGGCCCGTCGGACGGTCACCGCCGCCGGCGCACCGGTGCAACTCACCTCCACCGAGTTCGACCTGCTGGCCCACCTGATGGCCCGGCCCGGGCGGGTCTTCACCCGGGAGGAGTTGTTGGCCGGCGTGTGGGGCTACGCCGCACACGCCGGCACCCGCACGGTCGACGTGCACGTCGCCCAGGTGCGGGCGAAGCTCGGCCCGGCCAGCGTGATCCGGACCCATCGGGGCGTGGGGTACGCGGCCGATGCCTGA